The genome window GAAGGAAAGATGAGGGCGAATGGCTCAGATGGTTAGAGCGCCGGTCTCACATACCGGAGGTCAGAGGTTCAATTCCTCTTTCGCCCAGTTATCGACAAGCGGGATAGCTCACTATCCCCGTTTTTTTTGTCCGGAGATGTTCTCGTGACCAATCCTCTGGACAGCCTCAATGAACTTCACAAACTTGATCAGAGAATTATTAAACTCAAGGAAAGAATGGATTCCATACCTGAAAGACTCTTTAAGCTGAATGAAAATTTTAAAAAAAGAGAAACTGAAATTGAAAGAGAAAAGGAATCCCTGAAATCCAACGAAGTCGCCAGAAAAAAGATAGAAATAGACATAGAGGAATTCGAAAACAAGATAAGCACTTATAAACTTCAGCTTCAGAAAGTTAAAACCAACGAAGAATACAGGGCGATGGAATCCCAGATAGAATTTTCTAAAAATAAAATAAGCGAACTCGAGACGAAAGAGATAGAGATATTCGACGAAATCGACAGAATGAAAAACGAACTTGTCGAACTCCAAAAAAGGCATTTTTCAGAAAAGGATAGATTTGAGACCGAAATGAAAAATCTCGAAGAAGAACAGGCGAGAGGAAAAGAGATTCTCGAAGAACTTGAAAAACAGAGGGTCGTGATGGTTTCGGGATTCGAAATAAAGTTGCTTAAAAAATACGAAAAAATAAAGAACGCCAGAGGGACTGCTCTGGCTCAGATTTTTCTTTCAGACTCGGAAAACGTCAATTCAAAGAAAAATTTCTGGGTTTGCGGAGGTTGTAATTCCATGGTGGCGCCGCATCTTGTTGAAGAGGTCAAAATGAAAAAAGATATCGCTCAGTGCGAATCGTGCGGAAGAATTCTTTTTTTTGAGTGAAATTTAAAGGAGAAAGTATGTTTCAAAGCGTCATGATGGTTTATATAGGATTGTGGCTGATAGCGAGCGCTTTGGTATTCAGGTCGAGCGCTGACAAATCCAATATAACCTTCGGCATAATAATAGCCGTTTTGGCTTTAGTTCAGGTTTTTTGGACAGTCAAAAGAAATAAAGAGAAAAAAGGAAAATAATATGTGGACTTCATGGGCGATTTTTTACATATCATTGTGGATTATGGGTTCCGGATTTGTCATCGGAGGACCGAACAAATTGACAAACGTCGCCGCGGGTTTTTTTCTTTTAGTCCTGTCCGCCTGGACCGGGATTAAATACAGGAGATCCCTTTTTATCAGGGATATCTCTGCCGACGAAAATGAACAAAAGAACGCCTCCGACAACAGCGGGAGCGTAGTGAGCGACGATTCTCCAGAGAAGAATGAGAGCGGTGACAGGTCCGTCCCAGCTCAAAGCGAAACTGATTCCTGAGAGTTCGGCTATTCCCGCCCCTCCCGGCGTAGGGGCGTAAGCGAGAATGTACGAAAGAGCGACGCCTGTCGCGTAAAGGCCTGCGAGGTCTCTCTCTGGGCTTAAACTCATAGCCAGACACGGTGTAATAAGAAAATATACTCCCATCTCCGCTACGGCTATCAAAGAAGCAAGAGCGGTTTTTGACGGATGCTTGTAAAAGAAAGATTCGTAGTTTTTCGCAAGATGTTCAACCGAATTTAAAAATTTAATCACGTATTTTAAAATCAATCCTGCCGCTTTGTTGCCCCTGTTTTTGAACAATATCGCTGACGCCAGCTTTTTCACTGATTTGTTTTTGAACATTATAAGATAGAAAAAAACAGCTACTGCAAGATAAAAGGCTAGTACGTAATTCGAAAAGCCTGAAAACATGCGGCTTTTAAAAACGCTGTCCGCGTAAATAAACAGCAACGGCAAAGAGACGACGAGAAAAAGGCCGTTCAAAGCGCTTTTAAAAGTAATGATCGCGACGCTTCTTGAAAAACTGCATCCGGATTTTTTTAATATATAAATTTGATAAGCTATTCCTCCGCTTTGAAGAGGAGTCACGGAGGATAAAAAAAACGGACAAAAAGTGAATCTGGCTGTTTTGACGAAAGAAAAAGAGACACCCTGAGCCCTTGTTATCAGCATCATTTTAAGAACACTCAAAGTCATCTGAAAAAAAACGAGGACGAACGCCAGAAAAATGAAAAAAATGTCAGCACTGGCAACGGCTGTTTTTAAAGAACAAAAACCCTGCATCCATCTTTCGGTGAACGAACCGCCTTCTGAGATATTCAGAGGAATGAGAAGTATCCACGCTGAGAGAGTCAGCAAAACGAAAAGAGCGATCCCTTTCCGGATTTTGCCCGGATCAATAGGAATCGAGATCTTGTTTTTCAATGTGCAGGACTCTAAGAGAAATCACGGCTCCGAGAACAGTCGGTATATAGCAAGTAATTATCCTCCAGGCTAGAGTCAGAAGGCTTATAACTGGAGAACCTTTTGGAATGAAATGACTGAAAGTGCTGCTGAAACCAAGTTCGACAAGACCGCTCCCGCCCGGAGTCGGCGCGAAAAGAAATACGAAAGTCAAAATGAGCTGAAGAGCCATTGTCTCGATTATTCTGAAATTGTTAAGACCCATGCCGTACATTAAAAAAGCCGGAATAAGGTAAACCATCATCAGAAAAAGAGCCGTACATAGAAAAGCGAGAAAGAGCATCATTTTGCCTGTCTTGAGATATGTTCTGAGACCTTCCTTGAAAAAATTGATCTCTTTAAAAACTTTACACACAAACTTGAAGTAAAATCTCGGTTTCTTTTTTGTCTTGTTCCACATAAATCTGCCTATTCGGTAAAAGAAATTTTTTGTGTACCTGGGTTTGAAGGCGATGAATAGCGAAACCGTTACGCCCACTGTTATTGCGGTTATCACCCAGAAAAACATAGTGACTGTCAACGGATTTTTGGGAAAATAGGGTATTACAACGGGGATAACGAGCACGCTGACTGCGAGCTGGAGTATACCTCTGAAAAGAAGAACAAGAGTCGCCTTGCCGGGAGATATGTTTTTTTTGTGAAATATATACATCTGAACCGGAAGACCGCCGGTTTGAAAAGGGGTGACTGTCGCCAGGAAGATTCCCGATACTATGACTTCTATTGCAGTCCAGAGTTTTATTCTCTCTCCTGAGCCCATCACGAGAAGCTTGGTTCTCAAAGCGTCCAAAAGGATTGCTCCAGCCCACAGGCCGAGCGATATGAGCAGAAAGAGAGGGTTTATGTCCCTTAAAATCTGGATTACCGATTCTCTTGTCGCGTTCTTGAGAGAAAAGAAAAATATAAGAAGGAGGGTTACGAACGTTATTGTCAAAAAAAGCCTGAAACCGAGGGCTATCTGCTTGGTGAGTTTACCCGCCAACTAAAAACGAGCTCCGATTGAAAAATAATAATCGAGACGGTCGGCTTTAAAATCATCGGTCTGACCCCAGCATGCGGCGGAAACAATATACCTGTCGCGCGCAAAAGTAGTGCCGAAAGAGAAAAGTTTTGCGCCGTCTTTTTCAACATAACCGGTGGAGGCTTTGGCAGGGCCGTAGAACGCCTGAATACAGTAATGGTGAATCACGCTCCAGTCTTTTTCGGAGTACTCAAAATCGTAAGCCGCAGAGGCGTATTTCATAGACATCGAAATTCCGGCTCTGTAGGAAGAGGGAACGGTGATCTCATCGTCGAAGACTTTTCCTGCAAAGTTTTTCGCGCTGACACCCATGGCAAAATGTGAGATAACAATCGCAAGACCAGCGTCTACGAAAAAACCGTGAGCGGGAAATGCTCTGAAAATAAGCGAATCTTCCGCGAATTGACCCGAATCCGGATATGAAATCTCCCTGTAAGAGGCGTGAAAGTATTTTATCGTGCCGCCTACTGAGAATGAGGATAAATCGGCATCCCTTATAGCAAAAGAAAGGCCGGCTTCGTCGGCTCTGAGCAAAGCGCTCGTTTTTCTTCCGGAATAAGCGGTGTCTGTACGATCTGCTTCGAGTATTCTCCAATAAAAAGCCGTTTGAGGAGAGGATATGAGAACCGAATTGACGTATTTTCCGTCGTAGGCAGAGTATTCACCGAAGCCAGTGCAGGCGGAGTCCTTGTCCCTGACTCCGTAGTACGATACAAGAACCGAGGAATAATATGAAAAGGGCAGCATTGCGGGATTGTAAAAAACCGGATCGTCCGTTAATGCCGTCCCGGTCCCTCCGCATCCCAGAGAGTATGCCGATGTTGGCATCCCGAAATAGCCGGGTCTTTCAAAGAAAAATCCCACAACAAGAAAAAATGTCAAAAACATGAAAAAATGCTATCATTTAAGGTTGATTTTATCAACTCAAATAGCTTTGAAAAATATTAGGTGCAATGAGTTTTTTGTACGGTAAGATTTGTTTGAACAAGCAAAGGAGTTTAAGGTGAAAAAAATTATAGCTGTGTTGTTCATTTTTTCAGCCTGCCTTTCCGCTGAAACGTTTGAATATGTTTTTACTTTCGAAGAACCTGACAAACACAATTTTTTGAGCCCCTGGGGTGATTCATACGAGTTTTATTACCTGCCTGGCAGACCTGTTGTTTCAGCGCCTTCGTGTCCGTTTATTTATTCGGAGACCGAGATAATAAAATTGCCCTCTGGTTTTGTGGTTGAAAATATAAGCGTGGCGCAGGAGGAAGGGACAATTATCGCAGAAAACATATTTTTGGCTCCCCATCAGGGAACCCAACCCATGAGTTTTATTCAAACAGTTTATTTCGAACCCGACCGAAATATTTACTCAAAAGACGCCCTCTATCCAACAGATAATATTTTGTCCTACAAACAGGGAAGAGCGGGAAGCGAAAACCTGCTGGCCATAGCGATTTCACCTTTGCAGTACAATCCCGTGAGAAAAAAATTATTCTTCAACGAAAAAGTCGGAATAATTGTCGAAGGACGTTACACCGGTGTATCTACAACTGCTGTTCCGGAAAGCGTCTCCGACACTGACATGATAATAGTTACTGTTCCAAATTACATGCCCGCAGCCGATAGCCTGGCTCAACTTCACATTAAAAGCGGCATCAACTGCGCCGTCAGAACAACAGAATATATAAATCAAAATTATCAGGGAAGAGACATCCAGGAAAAGATAAGGAACTGCATAAAATATATGAACGAAAACCATTCCGCCTCTTATGTCCTGATTTTGGGCAACTGGCAGGCGGTTCCCGGAAGATATTGTCACATCGAAATGCAGAGTCTTTCCGAAGACATTCCATCCGACCATTACTATTCCGACTTGGACGGCTCCTGGGACGCCGACAACGATAATGTTTTCGGTGAGATAGAAGACAGTCTCGATATGTTCCCGGAAATGAGCGTGGGCAGAGCGTGTGTCGGATCTTCTTCCGAAGCTCTCGATTTTTTCAATAAAGTGAAGTCCTACTGCACGAGTGATTCGCTTTTTTATCCGGAGAACATTATTTTTATGGCCAGCTATCTCGACGCCAACACGGACGGGGGAGTGGCGAAAAATTACATAGCCGACAATCTGATAAGCCCTGTTTTCACCGTCCACAGGCTTTACGAATCCCTTTCGAATCTCAACATCGGGTCCTTTCAGGACACCTGTGAACGTTACGGATTTTCTTTCCTGAATCACATTGGACACGCCGGAACAAATTCGATGCAGTGCGGACCGGATTATCTCGAAAAATCCGACGTCGACAACCTTTCGAATTTTTCAAAGTACGGAATCGTTTATTCGACGGGATGCTGGGCGGCCGCGTTTGACGACGACTGCGTGGGCTGGCATTTCGTCTCGAATTCCTCCGGCGGAAGCATAGGATTCATCGGAAATTCAAGATACGGATGGTTCACTCCCGGGTTTCCCGGATGCGGCAGTTCGGAAGTCATAGATTACAATTACTTCAGAACCGTGCTGTCCGAAGGCGAAAACGTTCTCGGAAGATCGTTTTCTCTTCACAAAATACCTTACATAGCGTTGTCCGGACAGGCTAACGATTACAGGTGGATAATGTTCGCGCTTACTTTATTCGGAGATCCGGCGCTGTACCTTAGGACTGAAGCCGAATTAACCGAGATGGACGTGTTTTTACCGGGAACTGTTTTCCCGGCCGGAAGCGGAGTTATCAGCGTTTCAGTAAAGGATTTGACTGGAACCCCACTCGAAGGCGTTATTGTTTCTCTTACTTCGGCAGGAAGTCTGATAACGGCAGGTCTGACGGACGCCTCCGGCACTTGTTTTATTCCGTACAACGGAGTGAGCTCAGGTGACGGCGTGATATCCGCGTCCGGAGCAAATCTCGTTTTCGAGCAAGTTCCTGTTCAATTCGGAGACGCCGCATACAGAATACAGATAGATTCGACAATATATGCCGACACTTTTCCTGCCTGCAACGCCGACGGTAAGTTTTCATCCGGAGAGACTCTCGAATACTCAATTTATATAAAAAATACGGGTTCGTCGGCCTTGACTTCTTTGACAGGAGACTTGGCTTCAGACAGCTCATTCATAGGATTTATAATTTCAAGCGACACGATAGCTTCCGTCGCTTCGGGCGGCGAAAGTGTCATGACCTTTATTATTTTTTCTGAACCCGGAATAAACAACGGAACGCCGATGAATTTGAACCTTAATCTTGTAACCGCTTCTCTCGACGACACTTTCAGCCTTCCGTCGGTCATACAGAACCCCGAAATGCACTGCACAGGCTTTAGATGTTTGGACACAATCAGCGGCAACGGCAACGGTTTTTTTGAATCCGGAGAGACCGCTCTCTGGGAATTCACGTTTGAAAACGCCGGTTTTTCAGATCTTTTCCCGGGACAGACAGCAATACACCTGAACACAACAGAAGTGACTGTCAATGACAGCTTTTTTTCACATACCCGCGTCAATGCAGGTAATGACATGACGATTCCCTTCGTTTTAACAGCCTCTTCGAATCTCCCTGCCGAATTTCAGGCTCTGTTCACATTTACGTCAGGAAATCTTCCTGTTCCCGATGAATACTCTGTAAATCTCACCACTGGAATTTTCGGTTTCACGGACGACATGGAAGGGGACACATCTTTGTGGGTTCATTCGGGAGACCCGGATCTATGGCACATATCGTCACGACGTTACTCTTCTTCATCGAATTCCTGGTACTGCGGCAATGAATCG of candidate division WOR-3 bacterium contains these proteins:
- a CDS encoding flippase-like domain-containing protein, which produces MLTLSAWILLIPLNISEGGSFTERWMQGFCSLKTAVASADIFFIFLAFVLVFFQMTLSVLKMMLITRAQGVSFSFVKTARFTFCPFFLSSVTPLQSGGIAYQIYILKKSGCSFSRSVAIITFKSALNGLFLVVSLPLLFIYADSVFKSRMFSGFSNYVLAFYLAVAVFFYLIMFKNKSVKKLASAILFKNRGNKAAGLILKYVIKFLNSVEHLAKNYESFFYKHPSKTALASLIAVAEMGVYFLITPCLAMSLSPERDLAGLYATGVALSYILAYAPTPGGAGIAELSGISFALSWDGPVTALILLWRIVAHYAPAVVGGVLLFIFVGRDIPDKKGSPVFNPGPGGQD
- a CDS encoding flippase-like domain-containing protein; the encoded protein is MAGKLTKQIALGFRLFLTITFVTLLLIFFFSLKNATRESVIQILRDINPLFLLISLGLWAGAILLDALRTKLLVMGSGERIKLWTAIEVIVSGIFLATVTPFQTGGLPVQMYIFHKKNISPGKATLVLLFRGILQLAVSVLVIPVVIPYFPKNPLTVTMFFWVITAITVGVTVSLFIAFKPRYTKNFFYRIGRFMWNKTKKKPRFYFKFVCKVFKEINFFKEGLRTYLKTGKMMLFLAFLCTALFLMMVYLIPAFLMYGMGLNNFRIIETMALQLILTFVFLFAPTPGGSGLVELGFSSTFSHFIPKGSPVISLLTLAWRIITCYIPTVLGAVISLRVLHIEKQDLDSY